Proteins co-encoded in one Pseudomonas beijingensis genomic window:
- a CDS encoding exonuclease domain-containing protein yields MPHWLVIDLEATTDEGGWPVTEMEIIEIGATLVNRDGREVDHFQRFVRPLRRPLLTPFCRELTHITQANIDGAAPLTEVWPAFERWLAPYHPKLESWVSWGDYDRKQLLQEWQHQQLHSVLAQMPHMNLKQRFAKARRLERPLGLNGALQLAGLQFCGQQHRALEDARNTARLLPLVLPG; encoded by the coding sequence ATGCCTCACTGGCTGGTGATTGATCTGGAGGCCACCACCGATGAAGGTGGCTGGCCGGTAACCGAAATGGAAATTATCGAAATCGGCGCCACGCTGGTGAATCGTGACGGCCGCGAAGTGGATCATTTCCAGCGCTTCGTACGCCCCCTGCGGCGACCGCTGCTCACGCCGTTCTGTCGCGAACTGACTCACATCACCCAAGCCAATATCGACGGCGCCGCGCCCTTGACCGAAGTCTGGCCGGCGTTCGAGCGTTGGCTGGCGCCGTATCATCCGAAGCTGGAAAGCTGGGTCAGTTGGGGCGACTACGACCGCAAGCAATTACTTCAGGAATGGCAGCACCAACAGTTGCACAGTGTCCTCGCCCAGATGCCGCACATGAACCTCAAGCAACGCTTCGCCAAGGCTCGTCGGCTGGAACGACCGCTGGGGCTCAATGGCGCGCTGCAACTGGCGGGCCTGCAATTTTGCGGGCAACAGCACCGCGCCCTGGAAGATGCCCGCAACACCGCGCGGTTGTTGCCCCTGGTGCTGCCGGGTTGA
- a CDS encoding acyclic terpene utilization AtuA family protein, whose product MPKTIRIGCASAFWGDTCTAAAQLVEGGNLDYLVFDYLAEITMSIMAGARLKDPSSGYATDFIEVLTPLLQQLHDDGIRVISNAGGVNPQACAKALQAACDQAGVALKIAVLLGDDLQPQGERLAIQDIREMFSGEPLPATCVSINAYLGAPGIVEALRLGADVVITGRVVDSAVVSAALVHEFGWAWDDYDRLAQAALAGHLIECGAQCTGGNFTDWQDVPDYEHIGFPIVEVSADGPFIVTKTEGSGGLVTPLTVGEQLLYEIGDPQGYLLPDVICDFSQVRLIQQGKHAVRVHGAKGLPPSDRYKVCATWLDGWRCTATCLIAGIDAVAKAERVSQAIVAKTSQLLHQRGWAPYSEVSIELLGSEATYGQHGQRRDSREVVIKLAVRHPDKQPLVLFSREIAQAATGMAPGLTGLVGGRPTVSPLIRLFSFLVEKATCRLDIELDGQRHPCPLPAVEPLHTVDLPVAPAPPKPQGQGQADASVPLIKLAVARSGDKGNHSNIGVIAREPEYLPWIAEALTPEVMVDWMSHVLDPLLGRVERWYLPGIHGLNFLLENALGGGGVASLRIDPQGKAFAQQLLEIQIPVPQHIADQVG is encoded by the coding sequence ATGCCCAAAACGATCCGAATCGGTTGCGCCAGCGCCTTTTGGGGCGATACCTGCACCGCGGCGGCGCAACTGGTCGAGGGCGGGAACCTGGACTACCTGGTGTTCGACTATCTGGCCGAAATCACGATGTCGATCATGGCCGGGGCGCGCCTGAAGGACCCATCGAGCGGCTATGCCACGGACTTCATCGAAGTCCTCACCCCGCTGCTCCAGCAGTTGCATGACGACGGGATCCGCGTCATCAGCAACGCCGGCGGGGTCAATCCCCAGGCCTGCGCGAAGGCCTTGCAAGCCGCCTGCGACCAGGCTGGCGTAGCGCTGAAGATCGCCGTGCTGCTGGGCGATGACCTGCAACCGCAAGGTGAACGACTCGCCATCCAAGATATCCGCGAGATGTTCAGCGGCGAGCCCTTGCCAGCCACGTGTGTGTCCATCAATGCCTACCTCGGCGCGCCCGGTATCGTCGAGGCGCTGCGCCTGGGCGCCGATGTGGTGATCACCGGCCGCGTGGTGGACAGTGCCGTGGTCAGCGCCGCCCTGGTGCATGAATTTGGCTGGGCCTGGGACGATTACGACCGATTGGCCCAGGCCGCACTGGCGGGGCATCTCATCGAGTGCGGCGCCCAGTGCACCGGCGGCAATTTCACCGACTGGCAGGACGTGCCGGATTACGAGCACATCGGCTTTCCTATCGTCGAGGTCAGCGCCGACGGCCCATTCATTGTCACCAAGACCGAAGGCAGCGGTGGGCTGGTCACGCCGTTGACCGTCGGCGAGCAACTGCTCTACGAAATCGGCGACCCGCAAGGTTATCTGTTACCCGACGTAATCTGTGATTTCAGCCAGGTCAGGTTGATCCAGCAGGGCAAGCACGCCGTGCGCGTCCATGGGGCCAAGGGCCTGCCGCCCAGCGATCGATACAAGGTCTGCGCCACGTGGCTGGACGGTTGGCGCTGCACCGCCACTTGCCTGATCGCCGGCATCGATGCAGTGGCCAAGGCTGAACGGGTCAGCCAGGCGATTGTCGCCAAGACCTCGCAGCTATTGCACCAACGTGGCTGGGCGCCCTACAGCGAAGTGAGCATCGAACTGCTGGGCAGCGAAGCCACTTATGGCCAGCACGGCCAGCGCCGGGACAGCCGTGAGGTGGTGATCAAACTGGCGGTACGGCACCCGGACAAACAACCGCTGGTGCTGTTTTCCAGGGAAATCGCCCAGGCCGCCACTGGCATGGCGCCGGGACTGACCGGCCTGGTCGGCGGCCGGCCGACGGTGTCACCGTTGATTCGCCTGTTCTCGTTCCTGGTCGAAAAAGCCACCTGCCGGCTCGACATCGAACTCGACGGCCAGCGCCACCCTTGCCCCCTGCCCGCTGTCGAACCGCTGCACACCGTCGATCTGCCGGTCGCCCCGGCCCCGCCCAAACCCCAGGGCCAGGGCCAGGCCGACGCCAGCGTGCCGCTGATCAAACTGGCAGTGGCGCGTTCCGGCGACAAGGGCAACCACAGCAACATCGGCGTGATCGCCCGGGAACCCGAATACCTGCCCTGGATCGCCGAGGCGCTGACCCCAGAGGTGATGGTCGACTGGATGAGCCACGTGCTCGACCCGCTGCTGGGCCGGGTCGAACGCTGGTACCTGCCGGGCATCCACGGTTTGAATTTCCTGCTGGAAAACGCCCTCGGCGGCGGCGGTGTCGCCAGCCTGCGCATCGATCCCCAAGGCAAGGCGTTCGCCCAGCAGTTGCTGGAGATCCAGATACCGGTGCCGCAGCACATTGCCGATCAGGTCGGCTAG
- a CDS encoding MOSC domain-containing protein produces MLRLSALYRYPLKSGKGQPLQDIGLDKLGLDGDRRWMLVDEGTGRFLTQRAVAKMSQLSALWNEAGGLTLSAPGHGAIDVPLPPTQQEQRRGVIIWRDTLRVPDAGDAAAAWVSEFIGNPTRLVHVPVELARTTAAGYGKDDDKVAFADGFPLLLIGQASLQDLSSRVGRSLEMLRFRPNLVVEGSEAFAEDGWKRIRIGEVEFRLVKPCSRCIMTTVDPHTGERDPHREPFATLQQYRSTPDGAMFGQNLVNDSDGRLEVGMPVEVLE; encoded by the coding sequence ATGTTGCGGCTGAGCGCGCTGTATCGGTATCCGTTGAAGTCCGGCAAGGGTCAACCCCTGCAGGACATTGGCCTGGACAAGCTCGGGCTGGACGGTGATCGGCGCTGGATGCTGGTGGACGAGGGCACGGGCCGGTTCTTGACCCAACGCGCCGTGGCGAAGATGAGCCAGCTTTCGGCCTTATGGAACGAGGCGGGTGGCCTGACGCTCAGCGCGCCGGGCCATGGCGCCATCGACGTGCCGTTGCCGCCCACCCAGCAAGAGCAGCGGCGCGGCGTGATCATCTGGCGTGACACCTTGCGTGTGCCGGACGCCGGTGACGCGGCCGCGGCCTGGGTCAGCGAATTCATCGGCAACCCCACGCGGCTGGTGCATGTGCCGGTGGAACTGGCACGTACCACCGCCGCCGGTTATGGCAAGGACGACGACAAGGTCGCTTTTGCCGATGGTTTCCCCCTGCTGCTGATTGGCCAGGCGTCATTGCAGGACTTGTCGAGCCGGGTCGGTCGCTCGTTGGAAATGCTGCGCTTTCGTCCCAACCTGGTGGTCGAGGGCAGCGAGGCGTTTGCCGAGGACGGCTGGAAGCGCATTCGTATCGGCGAGGTGGAGTTTCGGCTGGTCAAGCCTTGCTCGCGTTGCATCATGACCACGGTCGATCCGCACACCGGAGAACGCGATCCGCATCGCGAACCCTTTGCCACGTTGCAGCAATACCGTTCGACGCCGGACGGTGCGATGTTCGGCCAGAACCTGGTCAACGACAGCGATGGCCGGCTTGAAGTCGGCATGCCGGTTGAAGTGCTCGAATAA
- a CDS encoding pyrimidine/purine nucleoside phosphorylase, translated as MFKVNEYFDGTVKSIAFGTAEGPATIGVMAPGEYEFGTAQREIMHVVSGALTVKLPDSTGWETFAAGSQFNVPANSKFQLKVTVDTAYLCEYRG; from the coding sequence ATGTTTAAAGTCAACGAGTACTTCGACGGCACCGTCAAGTCGATCGCTTTTGGCACTGCCGAAGGCCCCGCGACCATCGGCGTCATGGCACCGGGCGAATATGAGTTCGGCACGGCCCAACGGGAAATCATGCACGTCGTTTCCGGCGCCCTGACCGTGAAGCTGCCCGACAGCACCGGCTGGGAAACCTTCGCGGCCGGCAGCCAGTTCAATGTACCGGCCAACAGCAAGTTCCAGCTCAAAGTGACCGTCGACACTGCCTATCTGTGTGAATACCGCGGCTGA
- a CDS encoding response regulator, with protein MICNLLLVDDHSLIRAGVRALVMDIPGYAVIGEANDGTQLVELVERLNPDIVLLDISMKDTSGLDALQQLKRVRPHSKVMILSMHTDPTLIMQALESGAHGYLLKDTTATELKHALEALRNDERYLSPAIAHTVINQALTRVQKHQPGPAQTHNLTARQLEILRLIVRGKSTREIANGLNLSVKTVETHRAQVMKRLQIHDVAGLVLFAVREQIISLDD; from the coding sequence TTGATTTGTAATTTGCTTCTGGTAGATGACCACTCCCTGATCAGGGCCGGCGTACGCGCCCTGGTCATGGATATCCCAGGCTATGCCGTGATCGGCGAAGCCAATGACGGCACGCAATTGGTGGAGTTGGTCGAGCGGCTGAACCCCGACATCGTGCTGCTGGACATTTCCATGAAGGACACCAGCGGCCTGGATGCCTTGCAACAGCTCAAGCGGGTACGACCTCACAGCAAGGTGATGATCCTGTCGATGCATACGGATCCGACACTGATCATGCAGGCGCTCGAATCAGGCGCCCATGGCTACCTGCTCAAGGACACCACCGCCACCGAGCTGAAACACGCCTTGGAAGCGCTGCGCAATGACGAACGCTACCTGAGCCCTGCCATCGCTCACACGGTGATCAACCAGGCACTGACCCGCGTCCAGAAACATCAGCCGGGCCCTGCCCAGACCCATAACCTGACGGCACGCCAGTTGGAAATTCTGCGGCTGATCGTGCGTGGCAAGTCCACTCGGGAAATTGCCAACGGCCTGAACCTGAGCGTCAAGACCGTGGAAACCCACCGGGCGCAAGTCATGAAGCGCTTGCAGATCCATGACGTGGCCGGCCTTGTGCTGTTCGCGGTGCGCGAGCAAATCATCAGCCTGGATGACTGA
- the atuC gene encoding geranyl-CoA carboxylase subunit beta, which produces MPVIESHLDPHSADFTRNHAAMLAGVEQLRQLERAVVEKAAQAQGKFDQRGQLLPRQRLNLLLDPGAPFLELASLAGYKLHDDKDGSQAGGGLIAGIGYVSGVRVLVVVNNSAIKGGTISPSGLHKTLRLQQIAMENKLPVITLAESGGANLNYAAQIFVEGARCFANQARMSAMGLPQITVVHGSATAGGAYQPGLSDYVVVVRDKARLFLAGPPLLKAATGEVASEEELGGALMHAQVAGTAEYLAENDADGIRLAREILDLLPWNAQLPPQPERTWTEPLYPADELLGLVPDDPKKPYDVGEIIARIADGSHFLAFKSEFDTQTICGHLRIRGHACGLVGNNGPITPQGASKAAQFIQLCDQSRTPLLFLHNTTGFMVGTESERQGVIKHGAKMIQAVANARVPKLTVVVGGSYGAGNYAMCGRGLDPRFIFAWPNSHTAVMGGAQAGKVLRLVTEATQLKNGLSPDPKMLDLLEHTTAQKLDSQSTALYGSASLWDDGLIDPRDTRTLLGYLLDICHEAEQRPLQANSFGVARF; this is translated from the coding sequence ATGCCGGTCATCGAATCGCACCTGGATCCCCACAGCGCTGACTTCACGCGCAACCACGCGGCGATGCTGGCCGGCGTCGAACAGTTGCGCCAGCTCGAACGGGCCGTGGTGGAGAAAGCCGCCCAGGCCCAGGGCAAGTTCGACCAGCGCGGCCAACTGCTGCCGCGCCAGCGCCTGAACCTGCTGCTGGACCCCGGGGCGCCGTTTCTCGAACTGGCGAGCCTGGCCGGCTACAAACTCCATGACGACAAGGACGGCAGCCAGGCCGGCGGCGGCCTGATCGCCGGGATCGGCTATGTGTCCGGGGTGCGGGTGCTGGTGGTGGTCAACAACAGCGCGATCAAGGGCGGCACGATTTCCCCCAGCGGGTTGCACAAGACCCTGCGCCTGCAACAGATCGCCATGGAAAACAAACTGCCGGTCATCACCCTGGCCGAAAGTGGCGGCGCCAATCTCAATTACGCTGCGCAGATTTTCGTCGAAGGCGCGCGCTGCTTCGCCAATCAGGCACGTATGTCGGCCATGGGCCTGCCGCAGATCACCGTGGTGCATGGCTCGGCCACGGCCGGTGGCGCTTATCAACCAGGTTTGTCGGATTACGTGGTGGTAGTGCGCGACAAGGCGCGGCTGTTCCTGGCCGGGCCACCGTTGCTCAAGGCCGCGACCGGCGAAGTGGCCAGCGAAGAGGAACTGGGCGGTGCGCTGATGCATGCGCAGGTGGCCGGCACCGCCGAATACCTGGCCGAGAACGACGCCGATGGCATACGCCTGGCTCGGGAAATCCTCGACTTGCTGCCCTGGAATGCACAATTGCCGCCACAGCCCGAACGGACCTGGACCGAGCCGCTCTACCCCGCCGACGAATTATTGGGACTGGTGCCTGACGACCCGAAGAAACCCTATGACGTGGGGGAAATCATTGCCCGTATCGCCGACGGCTCGCATTTCCTGGCCTTCAAAAGCGAATTCGACACCCAGACGATTTGCGGCCACCTGCGCATTCGCGGCCATGCCTGCGGCCTGGTCGGCAACAACGGGCCGATCACGCCCCAAGGCGCCAGCAAGGCCGCGCAGTTCATCCAGTTGTGCGATCAGAGCCGCACGCCGTTGCTGTTTTTGCACAACACCACGGGATTCATGGTTGGCACGGAGTCGGAGCGACAAGGGGTGATCAAGCACGGCGCCAAGATGATCCAGGCGGTGGCCAATGCCCGGGTGCCCAAGCTGACCGTCGTGGTGGGCGGCTCCTATGGCGCTGGCAACTATGCCATGTGCGGCCGCGGGCTTGACCCACGCTTCATCTTCGCCTGGCCCAACAGCCACACCGCCGTGATGGGCGGCGCCCAGGCCGGCAAGGTCCTGCGGCTGGTCACCGAGGCCACACAACTCAAGAACGGCCTGAGCCCCGACCCGAAGATGCTGGACCTGCTCGAGCACACCACCGCGCAGAAACTCGACAGCCAGTCCACTGCCCTCTACGGCAGCGCCAGCCTGTGGGACGACGGGCTCATCGACCCGCGTGACACCCGCACCTTGCTGGGCTACCTGCTGGACATCTGTCACGAAGCCGAACAGCGGCCATTGCAAGCCAACAGTTTCGGCGTGGCCCGTTTCTGA
- the atuD gene encoding citronellyl-CoA dehydrogenase, producing MIFTQEHEALRRTVRQFVDHDINPYVDEWEQAGRFPIHEIFRKAGALGLLGISKPQAFGGMGLDYSYSIVAAEEFGTIHCGGVPMSIGVQTDMCTPALARFGSDELREAFLRPAIRGEQVGCIGVSEVGAGSDVAGLKTTARKDGDDYVINGSKMWITNAPCADFICLLANTSDDQPHVNKSLIMVPMCSPGISLGQHLDKLGMRSSETAQVFFDDVRVPQRNRIGQEGAGFMMQMLQFQEERLFGAANMLKGLEHCIDSTIAYCKERKTFGAALIDNQVIHFRLAELASEIECLRALVYQATEQYIHGQDVTRLASMAKLKAGRLARETTDSCLQYWGGMGFMWDNPVARAYRDVRLVSIGAGADEIMLGIICKLMGILPGKKK from the coding sequence ATGATCTTCACCCAGGAACACGAGGCACTGCGGCGCACCGTTCGCCAGTTTGTCGACCACGACATCAACCCCTACGTCGACGAATGGGAGCAGGCCGGGCGCTTCCCCATCCACGAGATTTTCCGCAAGGCCGGCGCGCTGGGCCTGCTGGGCATTTCCAAGCCGCAGGCCTTCGGCGGCATGGGCCTGGACTACAGCTATTCGATCGTCGCGGCCGAGGAATTCGGCACCATTCATTGCGGCGGCGTGCCGATGTCCATCGGCGTGCAGACCGACATGTGCACCCCGGCCCTGGCCCGTTTCGGCTCCGATGAGTTGCGTGAAGCGTTCCTGCGCCCGGCCATTCGCGGCGAACAGGTGGGCTGCATCGGCGTCTCGGAAGTCGGTGCCGGCTCCGACGTCGCCGGGCTCAAGACCACGGCGCGCAAGGACGGCGACGACTACGTCATCAACGGCAGCAAGATGTGGATCACCAATGCGCCGTGCGCCGATTTCATTTGCCTGCTGGCCAACACCTCGGACGACCAGCCCCACGTCAACAAATCGCTGATCATGGTGCCGATGTGCAGCCCCGGCATCAGCCTCGGCCAGCACCTGGACAAACTCGGCATGCGCAGCTCGGAAACCGCCCAAGTGTTTTTCGATGACGTGCGGGTGCCACAACGCAATCGCATCGGCCAGGAAGGCGCCGGGTTCATGATGCAGATGCTGCAATTCCAGGAAGAACGCCTGTTCGGCGCGGCCAACATGCTCAAGGGCCTGGAACATTGCATCGACAGCACCATCGCGTACTGCAAGGAACGCAAGACCTTCGGCGCGGCCCTGATCGACAACCAGGTGATCCACTTTCGCCTGGCGGAACTGGCCAGCGAGATCGAATGCCTGCGGGCGCTGGTCTACCAGGCCACCGAGCAGTACATCCACGGCCAGGACGTCACACGCCTGGCGTCGATGGCCAAGCTCAAGGCCGGACGCCTGGCCCGGGAAACCACCGACAGTTGCCTGCAATACTGGGGCGGCATGGGCTTCATGTGGGACAACCCGGTCGCCCGGGCCTATCGCGACGTACGGCTGGTGTCCATTGGTGCCGGCGCCGACGAAATCATGCTGGGCATCATCTGCAAGCTCATGGGCATTTTGCCGGGGAAGAAAAAATGA
- a CDS encoding sensor histidine kinase, which yields MHASLKSFITWPPSRENARRFTLLLCICSTLGCLLTYLYADTVPLVLLALNVAALSCVWIHHRLSRKSIKFQPQELADRLLEVQENERHRLSRELHDDIGQLLTAAKLQGEWLKRRMPEELQGQCALLCETLDETLNKVRDVSAILNPRELASLGLEASLRAHLLKTLANVPVKWSLDCQQRMTGIPEEMSVAVFRITQEAVTNILRHARATNLLVRLQRLPDGLTLVISDDGQGFVPASHPAREGQRGMAGMLERVEQLGGTLKIMSEAGKGTHIEARFPWAPRALERASKNKVLL from the coding sequence ATGCACGCCAGCCTCAAGTCATTCATCACCTGGCCTCCCTCCCGAGAAAACGCCCGTCGCTTCACCTTATTATTGTGCATCTGCTCGACCCTCGGCTGCCTGCTCACCTACCTGTACGCCGACACGGTGCCGTTGGTCCTGCTGGCCCTGAATGTCGCGGCCTTGAGCTGTGTCTGGATCCACCATCGATTGTCGCGCAAATCCATCAAATTCCAGCCCCAGGAGCTGGCCGACCGGTTGCTCGAGGTCCAGGAGAATGAGCGCCATCGACTCAGCCGCGAACTGCACGACGACATTGGCCAGTTGCTGACCGCGGCGAAACTGCAAGGCGAATGGCTCAAGCGGCGGATGCCAGAGGAATTGCAAGGTCAGTGCGCGCTCTTGTGCGAGACCCTGGACGAAACCCTCAACAAGGTCCGCGACGTATCGGCGATTCTCAACCCCAGAGAACTGGCCAGCCTCGGGCTTGAGGCCAGCCTGCGGGCGCACCTGCTCAAGACCCTGGCCAACGTCCCGGTGAAGTGGAGCCTCGATTGCCAACAGCGCATGACGGGGATCCCGGAGGAGATGTCGGTCGCGGTGTTCCGGATCACTCAGGAAGCAGTCACCAATATATTGCGCCATGCCCGGGCGACGAACCTGCTGGTACGCCTGCAACGCCTGCCCGACGGCCTGACCCTGGTGATCAGCGACGATGGCCAGGGATTTGTCCCGGCCAGCCACCCCGCTCGCGAAGGTCAACGAGGCATGGCCGGCATGTTGGAGCGGGTCGAACAATTGGGCGGTACCCTCAAGATCATGAGCGAGGCCGGCAAAGGCACGCACATCGAAGCACGCTTCCCCTGGGCACCGCGCGCCCTGGAACGAGCCAGTAAGAATAAGGTTCTCCTTTGA
- a CDS encoding acetyl/propionyl/methylcrotonyl-CoA carboxylase subunit alpha, with product MPTFSKILIANRGEIACRIQRTAQALGYRTVAVFSEADADALHVRMADEAVLVGPAPVQQSYLDPLAILDAARRSGADALHPGYGFLSENAGFAQACADAGIVFIGPSPEAIDLMASKRRAKIAMIQAGVPCIAGYQGAAQDDDALLREAGRIGYPLMIKASAGGGGRGMRLVQCAEDLLEQLRSARSEALHGFGSDELILEKALIDPRHVEVQVFGDHHGQLIHLGERDCSIQRRHQKIIEEAPCPVMTADLRQAMGEAALKAGRAVNYIGAGTVEFLLAADGKFYFLEMNTRLQVEHPVTELITGLDLVAWQLDVAAGKPLPLRQDQVTFSGHALQARLYAEDPAADFLPQTGQLVGWEPPIRDDVRVDHGLLEGQVITPFYDSMLGKLIAYGVTREEARRKLLRAVDDCVLLGVQSNQRLLAGLLAHPRFIDGDVSTGFIGQHFADHSALLPLEPSAEQLAIATAAFYQASQARHAPGLGGWRNSLGTARHCRIGVGERDWVLSLEAEADGTLNIRSAGRLIELKLLDVDAQGATLVIDGIRQRHAWRLDGHDLWLSTRPGGLHLQDRTLAPVAAQASASDGTLQAPMDGAIIEVLVSEGSPVRQGQLLMVLEAMKMEHPLKAGIDGVVRQLHVTRGAQVKNRQVLLRVETAH from the coding sequence ATGCCCACCTTCAGCAAAATCCTCATCGCCAACCGTGGCGAAATCGCCTGTCGCATCCAGCGCACCGCCCAGGCCCTGGGTTATCGCACCGTGGCGGTGTTCAGCGAAGCCGACGCCGATGCGCTGCACGTGCGCATGGCCGATGAAGCCGTGCTGGTCGGCCCGGCCCCGGTGCAGCAGTCCTACCTCGACCCCTTGGCCATTCTCGACGCGGCCCGGCGCAGCGGTGCCGATGCGCTCCACCCCGGCTACGGTTTTCTTTCGGAAAATGCCGGGTTCGCCCAAGCCTGCGCAGACGCCGGCATCGTTTTCATCGGCCCCAGCCCCGAAGCCATCGACCTGATGGCCAGCAAGCGCCGCGCGAAAATCGCCATGATCCAGGCCGGCGTTCCCTGCATTGCCGGTTACCAGGGCGCGGCCCAGGACGACGACGCGCTGCTGCGCGAAGCCGGGCGCATCGGCTACCCGCTGATGATCAAGGCCAGCGCCGGCGGTGGCGGCCGCGGCATGCGCCTGGTCCAGTGCGCCGAAGACCTGCTGGAGCAGTTGCGCAGTGCGCGCTCGGAAGCCCTGCACGGCTTCGGCAGCGACGAGTTGATCCTCGAAAAGGCGTTGATCGATCCACGGCATGTGGAAGTGCAGGTCTTCGGCGACCATCATGGTCAGTTGATCCACCTGGGCGAACGGGACTGCTCGATCCAGCGGCGCCACCAGAAAATCATCGAGGAAGCGCCCTGCCCGGTCATGACCGCCGACCTGCGCCAAGCCATGGGCGAGGCGGCGCTCAAGGCGGGGCGTGCAGTGAATTACATCGGCGCCGGGACCGTGGAATTCCTGCTCGCGGCGGACGGCAAGTTTTACTTCCTGGAAATGAACACGCGCCTGCAGGTCGAACACCCGGTCACCGAGTTGATCACCGGCCTGGATCTGGTGGCCTGGCAATTGGACGTCGCCGCCGGCAAGCCGCTGCCCCTGCGCCAGGACCAGGTGACGTTCAGCGGCCATGCCCTGCAAGCGCGGTTGTACGCCGAGGACCCGGCGGCGGATTTCCTGCCCCAGACCGGGCAATTGGTGGGCTGGGAGCCGCCCATCCGCGACGATGTGCGAGTCGACCATGGCCTGCTGGAGGGCCAGGTCATTACCCCGTTCTACGATTCGATGCTGGGCAAACTCATCGCCTACGGCGTCACCCGCGAAGAGGCCCGCCGTAAATTGTTGCGAGCGGTGGACGATTGTGTGCTGCTTGGGGTCCAGAGCAACCAGCGCTTGCTCGCCGGGCTGCTGGCACATCCGCGCTTCATCGACGGCGACGTCAGCACCGGTTTCATCGGCCAGCACTTTGCCGATCATTCGGCGCTCCTGCCCCTTGAGCCCTCGGCCGAACAACTGGCCATCGCCACGGCAGCGTTTTATCAGGCTTCGCAGGCACGGCATGCCCCCGGTCTGGGTGGATGGCGCAACAGCCTCGGCACGGCGCGGCATTGTCGGATCGGCGTCGGGGAGCGCGACTGGGTGCTGAGCCTTGAGGCCGAAGCCGACGGGACACTGAACATCCGCAGTGCCGGACGCCTGATCGAACTGAAGCTGCTCGACGTTGACGCGCAGGGTGCAACGCTGGTCATCGACGGGATTCGCCAGCGCCATGCCTGGCGCCTCGATGGCCACGATCTCTGGCTGTCCACCCGCCCCGGCGGCCTGCACTTGCAGGATCGGACCCTGGCCCCGGTCGCCGCCCAGGCCAGCGCCAGTGACGGGACACTCCAGGCCCCCATGGACGGTGCCATTATCGAGGTGCTGGTCAGCGAAGGCAGCCCGGTGCGCCAAGGCCAACTGCTGATGGTGCTCGAGGCGATGAAAATGGAGCACCCACTCAAGGCCGGCATCGACGGCGTGGTCAGGCAATTACACGTCACACGGGGTGCCCAGGTGAAAAACCGCCAGGTTTTGTTGCGCGTTGAAACAGCCCACTAG
- a CDS encoding chemotaxis protein CheV, producing MAGILDTVDQRTQLVGENRLEILMFRLAGRQLFAINVFKVQEVLQLPKLTLMPQRHPFVCGVVNLRGQTLPVIDLSQAIGMRPLVPGANSTIIVTEYNRSVQAFLVGGVDRIVNMNWEAILPPPTSAGREHYLTAISKVDDQLVEIIDVEKVLAEIVPYNAKVSRDKLEDPVLERARGREVLLVDDSNVALSQLRDTLGQLGVKMHIASDGLKALNMLKAWADTGEVMTDKLLMIFTDAEMPEMDGYRLTTEIRNDPRLRGLYVVLHTSLSGSFNDSMVKKVGCDNFLSKFQPDKLVDVVRQRLMLD from the coding sequence ATGGCCGGCATTCTCGACACAGTAGATCAACGAACCCAACTGGTGGGTGAGAATCGTCTGGAAATTCTCATGTTTCGCCTGGCGGGTCGGCAGTTGTTCGCCATTAACGTGTTCAAAGTCCAGGAAGTCCTGCAACTACCGAAGTTGACCCTGATGCCGCAACGCCACCCGTTCGTGTGCGGCGTGGTCAATCTGCGAGGCCAGACGCTGCCGGTGATCGACCTGTCCCAGGCCATTGGCATGCGTCCGCTGGTGCCAGGAGCCAACAGCACCATTATCGTGACCGAATATAACCGTTCGGTTCAGGCGTTCCTGGTGGGCGGTGTCGACCGCATCGTCAACATGAACTGGGAAGCGATCCTGCCACCGCCGACCAGTGCCGGTCGCGAGCACTACCTGACGGCCATCAGCAAGGTGGACGATCAGTTGGTGGAAATCATCGACGTGGAAAAAGTCCTGGCCGAAATCGTGCCTTACAACGCCAAGGTCTCCCGGGACAAACTCGAAGACCCGGTGCTGGAGCGCGCCCGTGGCCGCGAAGTGCTGCTGGTGGACGACTCCAATGTTGCGCTCTCGCAACTGCGCGACACCCTGGGTCAACTGGGCGTGAAAATGCACATCGCCAGCGACGGCCTGAAGGCCCTGAACATGCTCAAGGCCTGGGCCGATACCGGCGAGGTCATGACCGACAAATTGCTGATGATCTTCACCGACGCGGAAATGCCGGAAATGGACGGCTACCGCCTGACCACCGAAATCCGCAACGACCCGCGTTTGCGTGGGCTCTATGTCGTACTGCACACCTCGCTGTCCGGCAGCTTCAACGACTCGATGGTCAAGAAGGTCGGTTGCGACAATTTCCTCTCCAAATTCCAGCCGGACAAGCTGGTCGACGTGGTGCGTCAGCGGTTGATGCTCGACTGA